The Salvia miltiorrhiza cultivar Shanhuang (shh) chromosome 2, IMPLAD_Smil_shh, whole genome shotgun sequence DNA window ggagggagtatttattcaATCTCAACCAATCATTTCATATAACGAAGCGCTTTTTCTCTactttataaaaattatcaatcaTTTTactattaaaatttgtatccaATCAAAGTGAATTATTTTTAGCGGATGGAATGAAGCAATCATTTAACCTATCGATTTTGGTGAATCTCTTTCTCTACTCAACTATGACGGATTATTTTCTTtagtttatactccctccgtcccacgaatcttgacatgtttggtttcggcacgagaattaaggagttgtagattagtgttttaaatgtgtagataataaagtactccctctgtccacaatttaaagccccactttgGTGTGGGCACGAAGACTAAGAAAGCTAAAAAAGGTGATGttgatgaaatataagggtagttgactaaagtgattaaggtgttgtgagtggatccactagtgataaaatgtagtaaatatagaatataaaatgataaatgtgtattaaggtgggtccattagtggtaaatgatactccctccgtccctgaaataagtttctctttttcctttttgggacgtcccccaaataagttcctctttttttctttccatttttggacaactaccccaccactaataatactttatttattcttactttcacttttttcaccacttccaatactaattataacactttttcacattttcaccactctcaatactaattataacatatttttctccattatcaatacactttaccatttttccttaaaacccgtgtcgtccccaaagatgaacttattttggggacggaaggagtattaaatataggaaaagaagaagagtaaaatagTACAAAAGGcagaatagggctttaatttgtggataaaaaattaagagcaagtagggctttaaattgtggacggagggagtataaaagtgataaagtaggagagaaaatgtaataaagtgataaagcaAGAGACAAAATGTAATTAAGATcccttatttttggactaattattaccttatttggaaatgtttcaagattcgtgagacggaggaagtatatatatatatatatatatatatatatatatatatggagaggttcaagaaataACCACTAAAGAAAAGAAGAGCTTAAAATCATTTTCAGctattcgatcatcaagatctacggtagatgcatcatcttgttggatgaatgcagatcctaggttcgaatcctgaagggagcattttttttcgagtgtattaattttaacaacgaatgcattaatttttaccgTGGATACATTAGattatttttacagtggatgcatcagatttgatagttctcacattctcacaaataatgtagtctCTCTAAAATCACAccctatatatttatttatttattaaaaattatgtatgcAACTCCTATTACATGATTTTTATGAGCGGAGAGAGTGagaatatttattcaaaaaaaataaaaataaaaaagtggatggaaatatttatttgaagacggaaggagtaatttGTTTGTCGTGTGTTGATGAAGCGCGTTGTAGAGCTCAAATCTAAAGTAGTAGTGTACATAAGTGTGCTGTGCTGCAAAAACAACCCAACAAAACCAAAaaaggagaaagaaaaaaactaaaGCAGCTGCAAAACCCTCCCAAAAGCAAACCTCAATTCAATTCATTTTCATCGCCCAAACTCATCCATGGCGGTATCCCCCGCCGGAGATCCCCCACCGCCGGAGATCGACCAGCGCTTCAATTCGTCGGCGCTGCTGCTCCGGCTCATGAGCAAGCGGCGGACCTGGGTCTGCCTCTTCGTCTCCGTCTACACGCTCCTGCTCTTCCTCTCGTGGAATTTCCTCAAATCCGTCCTCTCCTGGTACGAATTCGAGTCGGCGGCGGCCTCCCCGTCGGGTAATTGGGCGGCGCTCTACGCCTCGCTGCTGCTGGGGGCGGCATTCGGCGTGCTGTCGATGGTGGCGGCGCTCGCGGTGGCGGTGCCGGCCACGCTGGTGACGTGGATAACCGTGCTGGTGCTGCTCACCTTCTGCGGCAAGCCGAGGAAGACGCTGGTGGTGGAGGGGAAGAAATTGACGGCCGAGATCATCGGATTCGTGGTCAGGGTTTTGATCAAGGAAGGGAATCTCGTCGCCGCGGTTTGTGCTGTTCTTGGATATTTTGCCCTTGTTAGGCATCGGGAAAATGGCGGTGGGCCCCTTGATTTTCAATAAAAATGCCCAAGTATATCCATTTTTCCCCTTCTTTTTTAACTAATCTTGTAACAAATGTGTTGTAGTTATGTAATATATACTCTAATTAGTAATTGATCATGGgctcttttcttgttttttttttgctcaAATTTTATCTCAATCTATGTCTAATTTTGTGAGCTCTTTGTGTGGAGCTATACCTGACTTTTCAAAGagcttttttcctttatttttggCAGTGTATTAATGGCTTTGGCAAAACTACTTTTGTTCCTGTAAATGTAATTGTTGATAATTGTCTCTTGTGGCTGTGCAAATTTCTATTTGTGGAAGGTGACAGACTGTGGATTTGTTCTTTGCCAATTCAATTCAAGAACAGAATCCTCAAAAGTTGAGCAATTGTATTCCTCAAATAGCCAAACATGTCCAATTTTAATAACTAGTTCGTGTTTCATTTCAtcaatacatacatatatatatatatatatatatatatacagcgGCAAACTATGATACAACAACACTTTACACTTACTAAATCTAAGCTAGTAATATCTTGTTTAATTCTGCTTCATCCATGCCCATTAACACTGCAAGAATGCTAGAATGGCCAATTTTCCTTTTCTTGGGTGCATCAGAAACTTGAGAAGAATTCACCTCTGCTTCTGTTACAGCACCAGATTCTCCGCCTTGCTTCGGAGGCGGGCATGGCTGCTCTTCGTCTCGCTTTGGAGACGGAGATGAGCTTTGTTTTTCGTTTACCGGAAACCGGGATCCGAGGTTGACAATGTCTTCATTGCGATGAGCATATACAGCACCTAAAAGACAAAGaagaagtattttttttatgatccTGCACATCATCAAGACTTTGTTCGTGGTGTGTGTCAGTCTAACAGTAAGTGGTTAATGCCTGAAGCCAAGGTCTCGGAttcgatctttaaatttaattgttaatttaccGAAAAACTGACTTTGTGTGTGGAAAGATCAAGGCAGGAAGCAAACTCACCGAGATCATCGAGCGTTGGGTTTGCCCTCGTTCTTGTTCTTTTTCTACCTGTAGGCTTGTTAGCTTCGGATTCCACAGACGACGACGTAGAAGCTGTTTCTTGCGGAGGATCATCGAAATAGATCCCTTGCTTGTCATGGGCTCCCACAATGTTGCTGGTGAAAAGCTTATCAGAAAGATCTCGGAACAGATTGCAGATACCGAACAGCTCGCCTTGAAACTCCTTCGAATCCTTCAGGAACGAATTCGTTTGAAATGAGTGGAACGAACAAGAATGATGAGACGAACGTGGAAAAGATCGTTACCTGCACGCCTTCAAAATATCGCTTCTCCATCTTCCCTGCAACAGCAATATTCGAGAGCTGCTGCTTGTACACCTGCCTAGTGTAGACGAGTTCCTCAAGAGAACCGGCAGAGAGTAGACGGAAAACAGTCACATGCCGCTTCTGACCATAACGGAATGATCGATCTTGCGCCTGCAAGTCTTGAGCAGGATTCCAGTTCGGGTCGAAAATAACCACCCGATTTGCACTTACAAGATTTAGCCCAAGCCCACCGGCTCGAGTGGATATGAGAAACACCTGAATTCAGAAAATTTCTCCAACTAAATATGTAGCAAAAATTGCAGAAACACAACAAAAACTAGAGTTAGGTGAGCAAAAGGGACCTGTTTACTCGGACTTGAGTTAAAGTCATCCACGAGAGACTGCCGTAAACTAGTTGGAGTTGAGCCATCTAGTCTCGAAAAGCTATAGCCTTTCCGTATTATAAACTTTTCAAGTATATCCAGCATCCTGCAAGACACATAATTCGTTGGTGGCAAGGTCAGAAAGACTACTTCAGCATAGGAGTGCTCCCCCCCTCGCCCaccgccaccccaccccccaactTAGCTATTCTACTAGGCATTAGGCAAAACTTATCTACATCCAGATGTAGTACGGTGAATCCACCCTGATTAGGGTTTATTAATTACAGTTGGGATTTAATTAGGGCGGATGCACAGAAGTGTGCCTCCTGCATATATACACAACAGTGAAATCCGAGTTCAAGAACTATAAAGCAAAGATGCagaaagaaatataatattaacCTCACTGAATAACTGAAGAGAAGAATCTTGTCACCCATCGAAATCCAGGAATGCATTAATTTCTCCAAAGCCCTCATTTTTCCACAGTGCGTAACGTCGCTGAGGCCCATGAAGCTGCCACTCTGGGTGGCACCGCCTCCTACTAAATCAATGTCGGTGCTGAATACAGCGGAAGCGAATTCCGCATCCTTCGCTTGCTTATCGTGGTCATCCTTCGGGCTAGGCTTGATGAGCTCCAGATGATTACTTATCTGTAAAAAAAGCACTCACTGTCACCATCTCACGAGACGAGCAAATTACTATCAGAAGTGCATAAACGAAGCCTAGTAGAAACAGATACCTGCTGGAGCTTCACCAGGCAAGGGAGAACGAGGCAAAAAGGGCATGAGTCGCAACCTTCAGGGTTCTCCTTATGAAGATAGGGCCAAATGATACCGTTTGGAACTGTCCTTTGACAACACTCGACTTGCTTGAGAGGGCTGCCGCAACTGCATGGCAAGTCCTTGTTGATGAGACACTGAATGTCGGGTAGCCGCAGTATCCTCTGGTAAACCCGTTTTTGCAACTCACTCATCGCACAAAACACGATGTTGTCTTCCTTTCCCATCATGAGATGCCCTATGGTTTCATCTTTCGTCCTTCTGAGCATATACTTTTGCAGCACCGACACTAAATGCTGCTTCCGCTCATCAGCAATTTGAACAAACCGTTGTGGAGCACTCGATCTCTGGCCGTGCTTGAGAGGCTCATCATAAAATTCACGAAAGTGCTCCCGTGTTCCCAAGCCACCGGGGACCACCAGGTCAAATAGATTGAACAATTCCATTATCTTGTTCTGCATTACAGTTCCCGTCAGACCATAGCGCTTCAGCGTCTTAATCTTCATACACGCTGTATACAGTTTCGACTTCTCATTCTTAAGCCGGTGTGCCTCGTCAACAATAAGAATCTCCCACTGGATATCTGACAAAATGCTTCCTTGTATTCTATACGTGTCGAAGCTGGTAATGATAATCTCAACGTCGTCTGCTTTTAGTTTGTCAATTACTAAATCCCGATTCACGCCATGGTAAACAGCAACACTAAATGTGGACCATTTGGAAAATTCACTTTCCCAATTAAGGATGACAGAACTAGGGCAAATGATTAGTACCGGACCCTTCTTCTCGACTCGATTTCCATTATGAGATGTTAAAACAGTATCCGATTCATCCGAACCCTTCCCAAACACAGCAGCCAAGAAAGCAATTGTCTGAATGGTCTTCCCCAATCCCCTATTGCAGGCACATGATGGAATCCAAGAAAGGAAACATAGAAGCAAATCAACTTATATACGACGTCGAGGAAGGAAGCAAGATCTCAGACAATATAATTTGTAGCAAACCATAAAGCACATTACACATACtgtacatgtatatatataaaaaataaaaatgaaaacaattattatataaacaAACTAAAAGGCCAAGAGAGGTTAACTTACATATCATCTCCAAGAATTCCTCCATGGTTGTTCTTGTACAAGTTATACAAAAACTTCACCCCTACTCTCTGATGTTCCAAAAGTCGACTATTAATCGACGCCGGTACCTGAATTTTTTCTTACAGAAACCACAATTCAGCATTGAAAAATCCAAAAAAACGAAACCTAAATCACTCCAACTCACACCAAAAAGTAccccaattttaattaatttttaaagaaGTAGAAGAATATTCATTATAAACAAATGGGAGCTCGGGAAATCACCTGCACAACGGGAATTTCACCGGGCAGCGACAGAAGAAGCGGCTCATAAGGTCCGGTGTGATCAAACGAACGAGAAGACTCCAACTTTATAGCTCTAGGTCGAATTTCCGCCTCTTTCTCCTCCTCCTCGCATTTATCATTTCTGCTTCCGGCGCTCGAATTGGGCTCCGGTTTCGATATTTTGAGTTCGTTTGGCGGCGAGAAATCGGCAGCATCGTGGAGGCGGAGAAGTTGGCGGGACAGCGAGGATTTGGGGGGCTTTCTTAGTGGAATTGAGGGGTCAAAACCTAGAGAAATTCGCGAAGAAGATGGAGATGATTGGGACGGCGTTACAGTGGATTTGCAGGGCTTGAGCGCCTCCTTGAAAGCGTTCAATGACATGGAAATTGGAATTGCTGAATTTTTGGGAGTTACTTTTTCACGATTTCAGTGCATGTTTATTCGGTGGAACCGCCATCGACTCTTTCCAAAGCTTCGTGTATATTATTCATAcaacaattaatttttatttcttttttccttagaaattgattttttatgcAGTTAATTatcaaaaacaaataaaagattatgtcgttcctttttttttttttcttccgatgtgtttattttaattgtaaaattttcattgaaaaaaataaataaataaaaaataagaaaatattactccctccgtccatgaaataacttcctaggagggagtggcacgggttttaagaaaaaatattattgagtgtattgagagtggatgaaaggtagttgagtgtattgggagtgacGAAAAtgtgggagttgtgaaaagtgaaaagtaagaggattataagtggtggggtatagtccaaaaataagtagAAAATTCTTTtttggacatcccaaaaaggaaagataggaagttctttcatggacggagggagtattatttttaattatatatttatcatagatgaaagataagaaaatgttaaaaagtatatttttattcattaccCAAAGATAATATCATTCAATACTGGAGAgagaaatgaatgaaaatgagctgcccgaaaaaatattttatatttttcaaaaaaaaattatatcacaatagtatataaaaataatataaaaaagtgaaataattttctttttattgtttttcatcaaaataatataaaaaagtgaaaataattttctttttattgtttttattgatTTAGCATGCTGGAAACTGTGAAAGAAGAGAAAATCTAGCCTCCAATAGAACATACAGTGGAATagttttttttgaattaaaattgcaaaaggtatctaaatataatcacaaaattttgaCTAAGCGCGCTAGAAACTGTGAAAGAAGAGAAAATATCGCCTCCAATGGGACACACACTGGAGTAGTTTTCttgaattaaaattacaagaggtatctaaatataatcacAAAATACTGACTGAACGCGATGAAAACTGTGAAAGAAGAGAAAATCTCGCCTCCAATGGAACACACACTGGAGTAGTCTTtttgaattagaattacaagagatatctaaatataatcaaaataagCAACTCGCTCATAATTGAACCCAACTCAAGACCTCTCATAAAAGAGAGTCTTTAGATGCTTCAACTTTGTCACAGCACCACCACAAAATACCAACCTTAAATGGACATTtacaaagtaaatgtaatttaaattcccTCATCcccaatttctttttttctttttttttaagagaGATTATTGATATGTGaatacacaattttttttgtcaatttatgaaataaactttaaatttgatataattttatcATGAAACTAAAATCCACATATTTTCAGAAATTTCTggaataaaaatcataacaaattgaaaatttatataatatcatactaaaattaaaATCCATATACAATTCATGAATTAGCAAAAAGTTCCATCTTTTTACAAGCCAATATTCCAAAAGAAAAATTGTATATTTAATCAAGTTTCCTTTTTCTTTCCTAGATAGATAACGACAACGGTAATCTTTATAACTAACCAAATGAAATTTCAATATTTACGAATACTAACGAATAAGTCGAGGGAAAAAAACACTTCTTTTCGAGGCCAAATTCCCCCAAAAAATCTAAATAACCCCAACAGTTGTACTGAATTTACTATCATTATTTCCAATTACATAATATTCCAACCACCCAAAAGTGTCCATTTAAATCTACAAATGTCACAGCACCATTCACAACTTAGAAAAGCCTTTCTACTAAAATATGACAAAACCGGATTACAATCTGTTTCTGAAGATCATGCAAAATATATGTGGTATGTAAAACATATCAACATGAGAAATATTTCAGGTATGTATACAATTCAACATAAGTAGTTGTCGACTAGCCTGTGAGACTTACCAAAAGATATACACCATTTTTAAGTATGTAACAAATCCAGGAAGAATGCTTGAGGATCATTCGTCATCAGTGGAAGTTGAAGAACGGCCTAAAAAAGGGGGCCGGATATTAGGGTCGACTCTGGCCGTGGAGTAAGAGATGTGAGATGTCTGGTACATTAAGCTTCTTCCCCAGGCGCAATGGGTTCATTTGATTCTTCAGTATCATCTGTGTCGTAGTTCCACAGGTGTTTCGTCTCGCCTCTTATCCAACCCAACAAGACGCAAGTTCCTGGGATTTGTGGAGAGTCCATATGATTCGGTGGAACAAAAAGGAAAGGAACATGAAAAGGAGATTAATCGAGAGAGGGGAAGGAATTCATACCCAGTGTACATGGAACTAGGTAGAGAAGAGCTGGTTGGCCATGCCCGTCCATCAAGTACAACGCTAAGTATGTAAACATTAGGCCTGCAGCAAATGAGCTACAGCTTTAGCCTCATTTTCTTCTCAAATGAAACCGAGCTAGAAGTGGACGTAATCAAGAACTGTTGATAAGTGCACGCATCGTACAGTCAAGATTGAACTTTATTTCTTATTGTATCATTCATAATATGCAGATTTACTGTATTACCAAAGAAACAGCATTACATGCATCCATTTTTGTCAAATTCTAGTGCAGATAGTCGAGAACCGAAAGTTGAGGTAATCTTACTACAAGGATAACTTTACCACTTATATGTCCAATAAACATGGAATGACGACAAACTTATTTTAGACATGAGCGTATatatttggggggggggggggggtgtttgtgtGTGCTCATTACTAGACCATCTTGCTAGAAAAATAAAGATGGAATTATTTAAGATAGTACTATTCATGGAGACTAATACATGACCATGTTGCAAGTATACTCACCAACTCCATAACCGATTGACAACCATAGGAAGTATCCATTTAAGATCCCCTTCTTATTAGCTTTGTCAAATCTGCAATAAACACCGATATTACTCCTCTAACATTACATCTTTCAATCAAAAAAGTAGGGATATTAGTAAAATACCTAAAAGCAAAGGAAACTAGCAAGCCAGGGAATAGAATGTCCCCAAAGCCTATCATGTTATAACCATAATATGGATCATTAATTCGAGGAACTCTCAGAAGCATGGGGATCGATTCTCCACCGCTTTTATCACCTTCAGCAACCTGAACGATATTGGAAAAACCTAAGGTCGTgacaactaaattaaaaagaatGCAAGAGTAATGCCGATAATATTGCACGAATCTAGTTATTGATAAGATCCTACAAGTCAACTGTGATGAGTAAGCACCAGCATAAATTGAGGTATACGCAGATGGTGTAAAATACTTAAAGATCCAAAGCGGAGAAAGTAATTTACTTACAGTAAAGAAATCATATGCACCTCAGCTTTGTTAACATTTAAAGAGCAGAAGATCTTACAAGCTTACCTTTCAAATAAGTGAAAGCGCTAGAAGCAAAAGATGATGATGGTGACAGTATTAAGAGCTGTTAGGCTTACAAAATGAAAGGGAAGAGAGAAGGGTATGTATAAACTTACTGCGATCATAACACTGTCCTGGAATATAAATGGAGATAGGAAAACCCAAAAGATATCGTACACGAATGCACAACACAAAAGTACTGTGGCAACCTGAAAGTTGGCATgagataaaaattaaaagatggTAAAATCATAAATTCTAATAGAGCTTATCCGCATACCTTTATGTTTGGCAATTGAGCCAATTGTAAGACAGTTATCATCATACATATACCCTGACATCAACAAAAACTATCAATAAAACTTTGGAGAAAATAATAATGGCCATTGAATTATTCAGAAAGTCAAAGAAAATGTCAAGAAGTCATATGCTCACAAACAAACAAGGAAAGACAGTCTCAATGTGTCATgaccacaaaaaataaataacaagcaCCGACATCAACATATTAATGGGGAAATTCCAGGACATATAGTTGTAAACCTAGAACCTGAGGATGTATACAACATGGTGTTCACAGAAAAACATGTGCCATCTTGTGCACAGTTAGAGAAATATATGGCAAACAAGTGTGAACTGGCATaaatttgtactccctccgtccaccaattcgtgtcctaatttcctttttggtccattcaccaattcatgtcctacccatttttagtaactatttatatattttttaattggtgggtcccaataaacaatacactttttcttcactcaactaataaacaatacactgtgtgggtccctttctccactcaactaataaacaatacactttatGAGTACCCTTtatccactcaactaataaacaatacattttttcttaaaacccggaGTATAATTTTATCATTAGCAATTTAATCCATGAACGTCAATAAATGAGATTTCTTAGAGGATGAGAAATTTAGATCGACAATACATTGAAGATCCAAGGTATATTTAATCTTACATGAAACTAATGATGTCAAATTAAATCACATAAGGAAAAAAGGAGGCCAAGTTATTGTGCCGTGCTTACAAGGATGTCTTGTCCAATCCAAGAGTAGGACTCCTTCCGGGTAGCAGCCCAGGCAACAGCAAACCCCACACAGAATATCAGAACAGCTAAAGAGAATATGGAAACTTCCCCTAGAAGTGGCAGATTCATTTTCTTCTGCTCGCTACCCCTGAATTTGCTGCTTATAAAGCAAAGCAAATACGAAAAGATTACTATAAAACAATTAGTCGTCACAGAAATATCAGCATTGCTGTTTTCAGAAACACAACTAAATCATACCTCAAGACCAATGAAACAATACAATTGTGCATTCCCTGATAACGAAAAATAATCAATGAGCTAAAAAGGCATTCACGCCAATTGCACACTTAATAACACAAAATATTAGGAAATACTAGAGTTCGTTCCCTTGTGGCTTGTGCACAAGCAGACGAACATATTACATTgagattattttatcaaactGAATGTGCATCTAGATGATGAAATGATGATGGAGGACAAGTATTAACAATATATATTTACCTCAATACCTCCAATACAAAAGAGTACGATCAGCAACCAGATGAACCATGATGACATAAAGAAATAAAGCAGTAGCAGAAAAGTTGACGCCGTTATAACAAAAACTATAGCACTTTTAGCACTAATATGGAGAATTTCCTTCTCTTCCTCATCTTTGTCTGCTGCAGTACCAGAGTCCTAAAATGGATATAAAATACAATTAGTAAAGTGAAAAAGTTACATGAAAAaagaatagaaataaaaataaactctATTAGATATGAACAACGAGCAGAAATTCACATCATCACCTAATTGTAAATGAACTTTAATAGAGAAACTCTTTTACACTAGGAATTTGTATGAACAAGAACATAAAGGCACGTTATATAATTCAAGGAACCTGTGGTGACAATTCATTATAGTGCTCATCACTTCGCTTTGATCCAGTGATTTCCGACCAAAGTGAAGCAGAAACTACTGTCCCAACAGCCATCAGCCACAAGAATATCACTGAGTAGTCTAAAATTGGCCGATCCGGGGAGTATAATAGAAGTTCCACTGTTTCATCATAAATAGATGCAATCAGTTTGAGATTATAAAAGAAAGAGtctaattttttagaaaatgacAAACATAGACACCAAAAGGATTTAGGAAAATTAGGCAGTAGACTTCTTTTTACCACCATCTGTTAATAGGACAATGTTTCAATAAGATAATTCCAAATTCCAATTATGTATGCTTTACTTGATTACGGGTCAACCTGCAACATTACCACATTTGCAATTCGACCAACTTTGATTGCAGAAATATTCACTTAGTTTACTTCCGTTATGGACAAGGTTAGAGTGGCTCAAGTCTGAGAAGGATGACTCCACAAGAATTAGCAACAACTACAAAGTCAAGCCAATTGGACTCTGTTTCTCCTTACAACTCTAAATTTCCAGTTATTGATTAATGTTTAAAATGCAAGTAGTGGATTGGAGAAGAAAATACGGGCATAAAAAACACTGATACCACATccagaaaatattaaaataatagtaaactGGTTAGAGAAAATAGATAAAGGTACTTAAGAAAGGCTGGTTGAGAACATATTAGAGAGACAAGTATCATAATATCTCTGAAAAACCTACGAAAAAATATCCTCACCAAATTATTTAAAGGTGTATTACCTTTTCCCCCACTAGCCATGGATTTCTTTAGTTCCTCTCCTCCTGACTTAGATATTGTAATAACAGGAATCGTGATATTTAAAGTAGTATCATTCCCACAACCCATCTGCACAAGACCTATGAAGTTCAAGCAAAGTAGCATTCGTTAACAATCCAAGTGGAATAAACTCAGCCAATATCTGAGGCATTAAGCAATGGAAAGCTACATCAAAATTAGATGATATATGCATCAGCAGTAGAGCTACCTTCCTCGTCATTTATCACTATCAATGCTGCTGCTGCCCCAGCTTGAGCGACTTTAGCCTTAGTTGTAAAGATGCAATCACCACGTACCGTCAGTGCAATAGAGCCTGATACCTGCAAGATAACAGAAGAGACTCTTAGCATTGTGGTTCAAGAACTAACTATGGTGACATTTTGGAGGGTTCCTAATGGAGAAAAACAGTGTTCCTTTCACACTCAAGACTGCTTC harbors:
- the LOC131012462 gene encoding switch 2-like is translated as MSLNAFKEALKPCKSTVTPSQSSPSSSRISLGFDPSIPLRKPPKSSLSRQLLRLHDAADFSPPNELKISKPEPNSSAGSRNDKCEEEEKEAEIRPRAIKLESSRSFDHTGPYEPLLLSLPGEIPVVQVPASINSRLLEHQRVGVKFLYNLYKNNHGGILGDDMGLGKTIQTIAFLAAVFGKGSDESDTVLTSHNGNRVEKKGPVLIICPSSVILNWESEFSKWSTFSVAVYHGVNRDLVIDKLKADDVEIIITSFDTYRIQGSILSDIQWEILIVDEAHRLKNEKSKLYTACMKIKTLKRYGLTGTVMQNKIMELFNLFDLVVPGGLGTREHFREFYDEPLKHGQRSSAPQRFVQIADERKQHLVSVLQKYMLRRTKDETIGHLMMGKEDNIVFCAMSELQKRVYQRILRLPDIQCLINKDLPCSCGSPLKQVECCQRTVPNGIIWPYLHKENPEGCDSCPFCLVLPCLVKLQQISNHLELIKPSPKDDHDKQAKDAEFASAVFSTDIDLVGGGATQSGSFMGLSDVTHCGKMRALEKLMHSWISMGDKILLFSYSVRMLDILEKFIIRKGYSFSRLDGSTPTSLRQSLVDDFNSSPSKQVFLISTRAGGLGLNLVSANRVVIFDPNWNPAQDLQAQDRSFRYGQKRHVTVFRLLSAGSLEELVYTRQVYKQQLSNIAVAGKMEKRYFEGVQDSKEFQGELFGICNLFRDLSDKLFTSNIVGAHDKQGIYFDDPPQETASTSSSVESEANKPTGRKRTRTRANPTLDDLGAVYAHRNEDIVNLGSRFPVNEKQSSSPSPKRDEEQPCPPPKQGGESGAVTEAEVNSSQVSDAPKKRKIGHSSILAVLMGMDEAELNKILLA
- the LOC131012475 gene encoding signal peptide peptidase-like 3; this encodes MAAASQRSLSLVVALQLGILLLFLSSIAVGDDVSRASPDDESAACGNDFRLVKVKRWVDGVEKEAIGGLTADFGSVLPANAKEGHRFSAVFADPLNGCSLSSSNVSGSIALTVRGDCIFTTKAKVAQAGAAAALIVINDEEGLVQMGCGNDTTLNITIPVITISKSGGEELKKSMASGGKVELLLYSPDRPILDYSVIFLWLMAVGTVVSASLWSEITGSKRSDEHYNELSPQDSGTAADKDEEEKEILHISAKSAIVFVITASTFLLLLYFFMSSWFIWLLIVLFCIGGIEGMHNCIVSLVLSKFRGSEQKKMNLPLLGEVSIFSLAVLIFCVGFAVAWAATRKESYSWIGQDILGICMMITVLQLAQLPNIKVATVLLCCAFVYDIFWVFLSPFIFQDSVMIAVAEGDKSGGESIPMLLRVPRINDPYYGYNMIGFGDILFPGLLVSFAFRFDKANKKGILNGYFLWLSIGYGVGLMFTYLALYLMDGHGQPALLYLVPCTLGTCVLLGWIRGETKHLWNYDTDDTEESNEPIAPGEEA
- the LOC131012504 gene encoding uncharacterized protein LOC131012504; the protein is MAVSPAGDPPPPEIDQRFNSSALLLRLMSKRRTWVCLFVSVYTLLLFLSWNFLKSVLSWYEFESAAASPSGNWAALYASLLLGAAFGVLSMVAALAVAVPATLVTWITVLVLLTFCGKPRKTLVVEGKKLTAEIIGFVVRVLIKEGNLVAAVCAVLGYFALVRHRENGGGPLDFQ